CAAACTCATAGATCCCACCAGAATCACCGGGTCGTATATGGGCAAGAGAAAGCACTCGGGTTCCCCTCCTGGCTCTCCTCCTCTCTTGAGGGGTCATCTCCCTTGCTTGCGCCGATCGGCGCTGCCGGTCGTTCTTGGTGGATGTGGTCATAGTAGGAGCAACACTGCTCCTCCCACTGGAAAACCCAGAAAGGGCCTGAACCCCATATGGGTTCAGGCCCTTTCTACTGGTTAGGGGTCACGCGATGTGCCGAGCGTCGGAGGCGGCGTGCGGCACATGGGTCCTCAGTGCGACGCCGGGCCGATTCGGGGCAAAGGGGACTCCCTCGATCCTCTTCAGTAGAACACGTGTACGCATAGGGTTGCCGGTTCGGGCCCTTCACCGTCCAGTGGAACGAGTACGACGCCCAGGCCGTCGACGACCTAGTGCGGCGCGTTTCTCCGCCCGCCGGCACCCATAGAGGGCTGGGCGGACGACTTGCTGACGATCAACGACATCGTCCCCTACACCGGGCTCACAAGAGGGACGATCGACATTCCGCGTTGTCCGGGCCGCATCCCCGGCCCGAACAACGCGGAGCACGGCGTGAAGCGGTGGAAGCGGTCCACGATCGACGACATCATGAGCAAGAGACGCGGCTAACGGCGGAAAAGGACGTCATGACGATTGTGTATGTCACGGGTGCTGGAGACCGCTACCACGCATCACGAGACTGTCTAGGACTCCAGTCAGGGCAACAAGGTGGCGAAGCCCAGGGCTACGAACTACGCGAGATAGTCGAGATAGACCTCAGTTCGGCTATCGCTGCAGGCAAGACCAGGTGCGGCACCTGCGGAGGAACGGCACCATGAGCCCCGAGCAGCAGCGCGAACTGTCCGCCGCTTCGACGCTAGCCGCTCTGGCCGACGAGGAGCTGAGCACCAGGTGAGTGTGGAAGCTTGGTCGGCAGTCGCCGCCGCCGTCTCGGCGCTCGCTGCAATCGTCGCTGTGGTCGTGGCCTTCTTCGCCTGGAAGGCGACCAAAAACGCTGCCAAGGCCACGGCCGACCTCACCAAGATCGAAGCTCGTCGCTGGCATCACGATCTGACCCCTCAATTCACCTTCGAGCTCGGCCCGGAGGCGGGAGATCGTACGACACTGAAAGTGTGGTTCAACGGGCCCGCCGCGCTGGGGGAACTCACTGTCAGCGTGACCATCCGCAACGACAAGCCGAGGAACTCCACGTTGGCTGGCTCGCCTTCCCAGGAGGAGATCGACGCGCAAGTGTGGGGGCCGTACCGGTTCGTCCCGCATGTGGATGGCGCAGACCAGCATGGTCGTGCGGCGGCACCGATCAAGCTTCTGCCTGGAGACGGACGCCAGTTCTCGCTGCAGCGGACCATCGCCCCTTCGTGGACTAGGGAGGAGTGGTGGCGCGACGAATTCAAGTACGCGCCTGTCCGCGTCGGGCTGCGGTGCACAAGTGGGGACGACGATCCGTGGACCGTGTACCACGAGGTACCGACAGTCCAGGGCACACCACTAGAAGGCCGGCTCTACGCCGCCGGCCGGGACACTGACGGTGGATGAGCTGATCGCGCTCCTGAAGGCGCGGGTCGACGAAGCCGAGCAGGCCCAAAATGCCCGTTTGACCGAGCCGGGTTGACCCCGCGCGGGGGTTGCCGTCGGCGCCGGGGCGCTGGCAGGCTCACCGCCATAACGAGACACGGGAACCACAGCGGTGGGTGGCTGGGATCAGCTTGCATCGAGATCTAGAAACATCTCGGATGTTGGGTGCGGCCAGGGCAGCGAGTAATAGTTACTGACCTGCTGCTCGATATGAGCCTTCGCTTCCGTGATCAGCGCCTCGATGTCATGAACCACTCCACCGTGGGTGCGCCTGCGTCCGTCGTGGACGGTGTCCCACTTGCTCTTCTTGCTCTGGCGAGTGGTGGACCCCTGCTCCTTGCTGCCGAAGCCTTTGAGTTTGCTGTTCCAGATCGGCTGGTAGCCCACACGCAGTCCGTTTTCACCTAGATCGGCGTGCACGTCTGGCATCAGCAAAGCGCGAAACCGGAACTCGGCTATGGAAAGGCCGCCCTCCATGATCGAGAGCCGGTGCTGCTTGAGCCGACTGTGAAGAGGGAAGCGCTCCCGCACCCTCTCCCCGGTCGCGCTGTTACTCGAGAGCGCTTGGCCTGCATATACGGGGATCTGCAGGTTCGCTAGTGGCAGGTAGAGATGCACGCTGGTGCCCCGGTAGTACAGCGCATACAGTCCGGAGCCCTCGAATCGAGGGATCTCATGCGTCATGGAGACCAGCGGTTGACGTTCAAAGTTCTCGCAGATGGTGACTGCGATCTGCTCGGTCGACAGCGGGTCGAACGACGCGGGGGTGTACTCGGAGGGCATGGCTTCCTGATCTGGGTTGGGGGGCGTCGACCCCAGGCCACTGGGACAACGGTGGAGCTGTGTGCCGGACCCGGCCAGACATCGGCCAGTTGGCGTTGCCCGTCGAGGACAAGGGCTCGTCCGAGGGCACCCCTCCGGAGGTTTGTCTGGATCCAGGCTTTGATCAGTACGGACCCTATGGTCTCGATCACTTTTGGGCCACTCGTTCGAGTGAATTACCCCCAAGATCGCCAACTCCGCGGTATGGTTCTCGCATGGTTGACCAGCCGCAAGAGACAACAGAACCGCGCACCAGTGTTGAACTGTTTGCGGGTGGGGGTGGCCTCGCCATGGCGGTCCACCAAGCGGGCTTTCGTCCTCTTCTGTTCAACGAGTTCGACCACCGGGCCTGCGAGACGCTTGTGGCCAGCGCCAAGAAGACCCTCGGGGTCGACGGCTTGGTGCGAACTGAAGAGAAGCGGCCTGAGCCGCCAGAGCCAGGTAAGCCCGCGCCTCTGTATCCGG
The nucleotide sequence above comes from Nonomuraea helvata. Encoded proteins:
- a CDS encoding Eco29kI family restriction endonuclease; this translates as MPSEYTPASFDPLSTEQIAVTICENFERQPLVSMTHEIPRFEGSGLYALYYRGTSVHLYLPLANLQIPVYAGQALSSNSATGERVRERFPLHSRLKQHRLSIMEGGLSIAEFRFRALLMPDVHADLGENGLRVGYQPIWNSKLKGFGSKEQGSTTRQSKKSKWDTVHDGRRRTHGGVVHDIEALITEAKAHIEQQVSNYYSLPWPHPTSEMFLDLDAS